GGCGTTCTTCAGCAGGCTGGAGCCTGGCAGGGAATTATAATAGCGCCGGTTTGCGGACGATTCGCAATGGGACTTTTAGCATGGCGAGCACAGGGGAACAATCAAGGCCTGGGAGCAAAGTTTATCGAAGGATTTTCCTGGAAAATTCTTGTCCTATCTTTTATGTGGTTTTTGCCCTTTTTATTCTGGCATCCTGTTTTCGCCATTGTTGCCATGGTCACTTCTATAAGTGAAGTGCTACTGTTAAAGCGTGGTTATATTGCATCCTTTGGAGCTATTACGGGCGACCTTTTCGGCGCCACCTGCGAAATTGTAGAAACGACCATTTTTCTTCTCGGGGTGGCGTTCTTTAGAATTCCTTAGAATTGCAGAAGGAAGCAACAACCATGAGTGACCAGTCTCTTATAGAGATTCTACGCATATTTAAATCTTCGCCTGATAAGGAACTTTCAGGCGAAGAACTGGCATTAAGGTTTGGCATCACAAGAACGGCTGTTTGGAAAAAAATACAGAAACTCGAAGAACTGGGCTATGTTTTTGAGAAAAAACCTAAACAGGGTTATCAACTAATTTCAGTGCCCGATTTGCTACATCCCGTAGAGATACTAAGTGAACTTAAAACATCATGGTTTGCTAAACGTTACTTTTACTACAGAGAAATCGATTCTACAAATACTGAAGCAATGAAGCTAGCTATGGAAGAAGGTCCTGAAGGAATAGCGGTCGTAGCAGAAAGCCAGACAGCAGGACGAGGCAGGCTTGGTAGAAGTTGGGTTTCTCAGCCTAAAAAAGGTCTTTACTTTTCTTTCGTGTTGCGTCCTTCCATAGAACCCCGTGAAGCTTCACAACTCACTCTCCTGACGGCTCTCGCTCTTGTTGAAACATTACAGAGCCTCTATAAAATTCCCGCCATGGTAAAATGGCCTAATGATATAGTTGTTGAAGGCAAAAAAATCGCCGGAATTCTTGCAGAAGCTCACATGGAACCTCAGAAACTAAAATTCGTTGTTGTAGGAGTTGGGGTCAACGTTTTTTACAGCCAGGAAGATTTTGTCGGCAACTTCAGATATACTCCTACCTCCATATCTATAGAACTCAAGAACTCCCCCGCATTTATAAGAAGGCAGGATATTCTTGTCAGTTTCGGAAAAACATTCGAAGAATTTTACGAAACCTTTCTTATTTCAGGCTGGCAACCCTGGATAGAAAAACTACGGAAGGCTTCCATGCTTCTGGGAAAGTTTGTAACCATCAACACAGGACGTGAAAAAATTTCTGGAACTGCTGTTGATTTTTCAACCACCGGAGGACTCATTCTTAAACTTCCTTCCGGTGGAGTTCAAGAAATATGGATCGGGGATGTGGAACAGGTAACATGGGAATAAAAATCTATTCGCCTCTTATTTTCTCTAATGCCTCTTGCTTACGTTTGCATTCAATACAAAGAGTTGTCACAGGACGGGCTTTAAGTCTTTCAATATCAATGTCATCACCACATTGTTCGCAAATTCCAAAGGTGCCATTTTCGATTCGCTCAAGAGCCTCACGGATCTTCCCAATAAGCTTTCTTTCCCGTTCCCTAATTCGAAGCAAGAAACTTCTTTCAGCTTCTGCTGATGCTCGATCAGCCGGATCAGGGAAAAAAGTTCCGTTATCGCTCATGTCTTGAACAGTCTTTTCCGCCTCTTCCAAAAGTTCTCGCAGCCGATCCTGCAAGAGTTTTTTGAAGTAAAGCAAATCTTCTTGTTTCATAGGGATCTACTCCTCGCAATCGAGATTATCTTCTTCAACCACTGTTTGCGGCTATCAACATCCCAAAAGCATAGGAAAAGATGCCGCTTGAGCGGTTTTTAGCAAAAGGATCATTAATAGGAGCGATTGAACACACCACTTTTCCCGCCAGATTTATAAACAAGTCGTATTTGGTCTATAGTCATCATTTTGTCAAGAGCTTTGCACATGTCATAGATAGTCAAAGCAGCAATAGAGACAGCGGTAAGGGCTTCCATTTCTACCCCAGTTTTATCAGTCGCTTTTACAACGGAAAATATGGCAATAGCTGGAGGCTCCCATTCTATTTCAAAATCAATATTGACAGACGTTAGCGCTAACTGATGGCAAAGCGGTATAAGTTCCCATGTTTTTTTAGCTCCCATAATTCCTGCTATCCGAGCGGCTTCCAGAACATTCCCCTTGGGTGCATCTCCACTGAGAATAGCCTCTAAGACCTCACGTGACATTTTAACTTTACCTTCTGCTCTGGCCTCCCTCAAAGTTGGGAACTTTTCAGTAACATCCACCATTCTGACCTGACCCTTTTCATCAAGATGAGTAAAAGAGCTGTTTGTTGAACTCATGAATAACCTCTTTTTTCTTCTTCCTTATAAAAGAGCATAGCGGTAGTGATCACTTCTTCCACAAAAACAGACAATTATTATACTACCATAAACTTAAATAACTCTTCAAAATTCTCAACAACCTTACATGATGGCAAATTAGCAAAAACCCAGCGACCATAACCTTTGGTCCTTATTCTTATATCAAATATGCCCACCACACCACAGTCGCGAGATGATCGTATCAGCCGTCCTATGCCCTGCCGCAAACCAAGAATCATTTTCGGAACATAATAGTCCATGAAAGGATCTCCACCAGACATAGTGATATACTGAGAACGACCTTCAACAAGAGGATCAGAAGGCGAAGGAAAAGGAAGTTTATCAATCAAAAGAACTTGAAGACTTTCCCCGGGAACGTCAATTCCTTCCCAAAAAGTGCCTGTGGCAATAAGTATAGAACCGGTTTTAACACGAAATTCTTCAAGCAC
This sequence is a window from Thermodesulforhabdaceae bacterium. Protein-coding genes within it:
- the moaC gene encoding cyclic pyranopterin monophosphate synthase MoaC, with the translated sequence MSSTNSSFTHLDEKGQVRMVDVTEKFPTLREARAEGKVKMSREVLEAILSGDAPKGNVLEAARIAGIMGAKKTWELIPLCHQLALTSVNIDFEIEWEPPAIAIFSVVKATDKTGVEMEALTAVSIAALTIYDMCKALDKMMTIDQIRLVYKSGGKSGVFNRSY
- a CDS encoding biotin--[acetyl-CoA-carboxylase] ligase, translated to MSDQSLIEILRIFKSSPDKELSGEELALRFGITRTAVWKKIQKLEELGYVFEKKPKQGYQLISVPDLLHPVEILSELKTSWFAKRYFYYREIDSTNTEAMKLAMEEGPEGIAVVAESQTAGRGRLGRSWVSQPKKGLYFSFVLRPSIEPREASQLTLLTALALVETLQSLYKIPAMVKWPNDIVVEGKKIAGILAEAHMEPQKLKFVVVGVGVNVFYSQEDFVGNFRYTPTSISIELKNSPAFIRRQDILVSFGKTFEEFYETFLISGWQPWIEKLRKASMLLGKFVTINTGREKISGTAVDFSTTGGLILKLPSGGVQEIWIGDVEQVTWE
- the dksA gene encoding RNA polymerase-binding protein DksA yields the protein MKQEDLLYFKKLLQDRLRELLEEAEKTVQDMSDNGTFFPDPADRASAEAERSFLLRIRERERKLIGKIREALERIENGTFGICEQCGDDIDIERLKARPVTTLCIECKRKQEALEKIRGE